Proteins from a genomic interval of Candidatus Hydrogenedentota bacterium:
- a CDS encoding alpha/beta hydrolase, which yields MTPTPAALDLRSRDGGPLRVWDHGGSGPPMLFCHCAGTLARVWDPVIRRLEPGWHAYSLDFRGHGDSLKPEGRAAYQWASFAGDVEDAARQLAFGPGAAAIGHSGGGVAVALNLIHHPELFARAALLDAILAPAWFFPDEMPLAHGARRRKVVFSSPEEAAGRLGAKRPYAHWHPEAWDAFLRHGLESLADGRARLKCPGHLEAFFYECGSSEETLHALEGVRAPVLCVAGGESYMLEHVREQHRRLPCGALEVIPGGTHFFPQEKPEETARALNRFFAGQSETGSKSST from the coding sequence ATGACACCGACGCCCGCCGCCCTGGACCTGCGCTCGCGCGACGGCGGGCCGCTGCGCGTCTGGGACCACGGCGGCTCGGGGCCGCCGATGCTCTTCTGCCACTGCGCGGGTACCTTGGCGCGTGTCTGGGACCCCGTCATCCGGCGGCTGGAACCGGGATGGCACGCCTACTCCCTCGATTTTCGCGGGCACGGCGACTCGCTGAAGCCGGAGGGGCGTGCCGCCTACCAGTGGGCCTCCTTCGCGGGGGACGTGGAGGACGCGGCGCGCCAGTTGGCGTTTGGCCCGGGCGCCGCCGCCATCGGGCACTCGGGCGGCGGCGTGGCCGTGGCCCTGAACCTGATCCATCACCCGGAACTCTTCGCCCGGGCCGCCCTGCTGGACGCCATTCTCGCCCCCGCCTGGTTTTTTCCGGATGAGATGCCGCTGGCGCACGGGGCGCGCCGCCGCAAGGTTGTCTTTTCCTCGCCGGAGGAGGCCGCCGGACGGCTGGGGGCCAAGCGGCCCTACGCCCACTGGCACCCCGAAGCGTGGGACGCTTTCCTGCGCCACGGGCTGGAATCCCTGGCCGACGGCCGGGCGCGGCTCAAGTGCCCCGGCCATCTGGAAGCCTTTTTCTACGAGTGCGGGTCTTCGGAGGAGACGCTTCATGCGCTGGAGGGCGTGCGCGCGCCCGTCCTGTGCGTGGCGGGCGGCGAAAGCTACATGCTCGAACATGTCCGGGAGCAGCACCGCCGCCTGCCGTGCGGCGCGCTGGAGGTGATCCCCGGCGGCACCCATTTCTTCCCCCAGGAAAAGCCCGAGGAGACAGCGCGCGCGCTAAACCGCTTCTTTGCCGGTCAGTCCGAGACGGGGTCGAAATCGAGCACCTGA
- a CDS encoding Dabb family protein: protein MMVHSVYFWLKPELDDDARAAFLGGLLSLRAIPGVRALYAGPPSATPPRPVVVGDYTFGLTAILDDGAAHDAYQASPEHQAFLTRFSPCWDRVQVLDFDPVSD from the coding sequence ATGATGGTGCATTCGGTGTATTTCTGGCTCAAGCCCGAACTCGACGATGACGCGCGCGCCGCGTTTCTGGGGGGGCTGCTTTCCCTGAGGGCCATTCCCGGCGTGCGCGCCCTGTATGCCGGCCCGCCGTCGGCCACGCCGCCGCGCCCCGTGGTGGTGGGGGACTACACCTTCGGTTTGACCGCGATTCTGGACGACGGGGCGGCGCACGACGCCTACCAGGCGTCGCCGGAGCATCAGGCGTTCCTGACACGCTTCTCCCCCTGCTGGGACCGTGTTCAGGTGCTCGATTTCGACCCCGTCTCGGACTGA
- the rsmA gene encoding ribosomal RNA small subunit methyltransferase A, with protein sequence MSEGQEKKEAPRLRDLCARHNIRFKKRLGQNLLVDDNINAILVEAARLGPEDNVIEVGAGLGALTRRLCAKAGRLLSVEIDPSFMPCLEEQFGETPNVRLFRGDILNHSLTDLVDEFLPGSASLKMVSNLPYYITTPVLFHFLEAPLFFSRMVVMLQLEVGQRLVAAVNTPEYGVLTISASLHADVDLVHRVPASCFIPQPKVDSCVVRFRCHETPRFPREEARFIMKVVRAAFCHRRKTLRNALTGSGSFGMPKEDVLAAMAAAGIDGGRRPQTLALDEYARLAAELRLRLPAKAPAEDAVPDDEPPA encoded by the coding sequence ATGAGCGAAGGCCAAGAGAAAAAAGAGGCGCCGCGCCTCAGAGACCTGTGCGCGCGCCACAACATCCGCTTCAAGAAACGCCTCGGGCAAAACCTGCTCGTGGACGACAACATCAACGCCATTCTCGTCGAGGCGGCGCGCCTCGGGCCCGAGGACAACGTCATCGAGGTGGGCGCGGGGCTGGGCGCCCTCACCCGCAGGCTCTGCGCCAAAGCCGGGCGGCTGCTGTCGGTCGAGATTGACCCGTCGTTCATGCCCTGCCTGGAGGAGCAGTTCGGCGAGACCCCGAACGTGCGCCTTTTCCGGGGCGACATCCTCAACCACAGCCTGACCGACCTCGTGGACGAGTTCCTGCCCGGAAGCGCGAGCCTGAAAATGGTCTCGAACCTCCCCTATTACATCACCACGCCGGTCCTCTTCCATTTCCTGGAGGCGCCGCTCTTCTTCTCCCGCATGGTCGTCATGCTCCAGTTGGAGGTGGGCCAGCGCCTCGTCGCGGCGGTGAACACCCCCGAGTACGGCGTGCTCACCATCTCCGCCTCGCTCCACGCCGATGTGGACCTCGTCCACCGCGTGCCCGCGTCCTGCTTCATCCCCCAGCCCAAGGTGGACAGTTGCGTCGTGCGGTTCCGCTGCCATGAGACCCCGCGCTTTCCCCGGGAGGAGGCACGCTTCATCATGAAGGTTGTCCGGGCCGCTTTCTGCCACCGCCGAAAGACCCTGCGGAACGCCCTCACCGGCTCCGGCAGTTTTGGCATGCCCAAGGAGGACGTGCTCGCCGCCATGGCCGCGGCGGGCATTGACGGCGGCCGCAGGCCGCAGACCCTCGCCCTGGACGAATATGCGCGGCTGGCGGCGGAACTCCGCCTGCGCCTGCCCGCCAAGGCCCCCGCCGAAGACGCGGTTCCGGACGATGAACCCCCGGCCTGA
- a CDS encoding FHA domain-containing protein: MPQVIVEQPGVPPMSVPLTGSEVTFGRSEDNHVVLVAEEVSRHHVRLYFRENMWVLRDMKSLNGTYVNRQRIVERALKHLDEIFLGGKCRLIFRDDTAMGTRTPGTKETERDSKLLESLNTIRDQMAQVDSSMTMIAKTGKTSARVKTPVPNEEEMVRIGRAYRRLAALNKVNQVMASNFDLERRLAAMLDTVLEVLEAQRGFVLLRAADGRTLEVKVAREMGRELEASSPSMGIAGRAAIDGEAVLMADRESNREFGTRESVIRTGIVSAMCVPLRIEDRILGSVYLDTNVPNHRFSEEDLELFSSLASQAALAIDNARLHSEILEAEHRRESLARFLPNALVNKIINDSQSLELGGQKALVTTMFCDIRGSSKLAEQLEPQDLVGLLNEHFTAMTEIVFKYQGTLDKYIGDEIMALFGAPFRTGDEPFRSVCCALEMQTRNRELNLVRSEEHRPRFHLGMGIDTGEVIAGYIGSPKRMDFTVVGDRVNTAKRFCDTAEAGKIVVGAEVWNAVQDRVTGKPLGTLMLKGKEQAVHAFEITGLKR, encoded by the coding sequence ATGCCGCAGGTTATCGTGGAGCAGCCGGGCGTGCCGCCCATGTCGGTGCCCCTCACGGGGAGTGAGGTCACGTTCGGGCGGTCCGAGGACAACCATGTCGTGCTGGTGGCCGAGGAGGTGTCCCGCCACCATGTCCGGCTGTACTTCCGGGAGAACATGTGGGTTCTCCGGGACATGAAAAGCCTGAACGGAACCTATGTGAACCGCCAGCGCATTGTGGAGCGGGCGCTGAAGCACCTGGACGAGATATTCCTCGGGGGGAAGTGCCGGCTCATTTTCCGCGACGACACCGCAATGGGCACCCGCACGCCCGGCACGAAGGAGACGGAGCGGGACAGCAAGCTGCTGGAGAGCCTCAACACCATCCGCGACCAGATGGCGCAGGTGGACAGCAGCATGACGATGATCGCAAAGACGGGGAAGACCTCGGCGCGCGTCAAGACGCCGGTGCCCAACGAGGAGGAGATGGTCCGGATCGGCCGGGCCTACCGCCGCCTGGCCGCGCTGAACAAAGTCAACCAGGTCATGGCGTCGAATTTCGACCTGGAGCGCCGCCTGGCGGCCATGCTGGACACGGTGCTGGAGGTGCTGGAGGCGCAGCGGGGCTTCGTGCTGCTGCGGGCGGCGGACGGGCGCACGCTGGAGGTGAAGGTGGCGCGCGAGATGGGGCGCGAGCTGGAGGCCTCCTCCCCCAGCATGGGCATCGCCGGGCGCGCCGCCATAGACGGCGAGGCCGTGCTCATGGCGGACCGGGAGAGCAACCGCGAGTTCGGCACGCGCGAGAGCGTCATCCGCACGGGCATCGTGAGCGCCATGTGCGTGCCCCTGCGCATCGAGGACCGCATTCTCGGGTCCGTCTATCTGGACACAAACGTCCCGAACCACCGGTTCAGCGAGGAGGACCTTGAGCTGTTCTCCTCCCTGGCGTCGCAGGCGGCGCTGGCCATAGACAACGCCCGGCTGCACTCGGAGATTCTGGAGGCGGAGCACCGGCGCGAGAGTCTGGCGCGCTTCCTGCCCAACGCCCTGGTGAACAAGATCATCAACGATTCGCAGAGCCTGGAACTGGGCGGGCAGAAGGCCCTGGTGACGACCATGTTCTGCGACATCCGGGGCTCGTCCAAGCTGGCCGAGCAGCTGGAACCGCAGGACCTCGTGGGGCTGCTCAACGAGCATTTCACGGCGATGACGGAGATTGTCTTCAAGTACCAGGGAACGCTGGACAAATACATCGGCGACGAGATTATGGCGCTGTTCGGCGCGCCCTTCCGCACGGGCGACGAGCCCTTCCGCTCCGTGTGCTGCGCCCTGGAGATGCAGACCCGCAACCGTGAGCTCAATTTGGTCCGCTCCGAGGAGCACAGGCCCCGCTTCCATCTCGGCATGGGGATTGACACGGGCGAGGTCATCGCCGGGTACATCGGGTCGCCGAAGCGCATGGACTTCACCGTAGTCGGCGACCGGGTGAACACGGCCAAGCGTTTCTGCGACACCGCGGAGGCCGGAAAAATCGTCGTGGGCGCGGAGGTCTGGAACGCCGTCCAGGACCGGGTGACGGGCAAACCGCTGGGAACCCTCATGCTCAAGGGAAAGGAGCAGGCGGTGCACGCCTTTGAGATTACCGGCCTGAAGCGCTAG
- the rpoN gene encoding RNA polymerase factor sigma-54 produces the protein MRMEQQNLQRQEQRQILTHQQIMGLGLLQLNVQDLQQQLEEIVELNPFLELVPVEPPSAPAPAPASPAAATEDPDGEEYAERWADEALWRHHEGRDFSVNRDLDQLWQYRIDNIRSEQSLYEHLIGQLRASVRGPVDEALGTFLIQQIDANGYFQGSAVEVAGELGIPPAEVERLLALIKTFEPTGVGAENLRECLLLQIAVEHADDAPLLELVRDHFDLLKDRRVPAIARAMRITEAEVEEVMARLRTLEPRPGRVFASGGAQVVVPEVIIREVPEERLLRDGPRYEAVLADRLFQVRFDEEALAQYRENVREKEGAAWVQERVRDANDLLSNLSRREQTLLSVAQCIAETQEDFLREGEEGLKPLRMADVAARVGIHESTVSRTVNGKYVQTPQGVMELKRFFSVGLATDDGEDLSARAVRAQIRALIEKEDKSAPLSDEALSEILQKEQGIRVARRTVAKYREGMGIPTKRERKRFS, from the coding sequence ATGCGGATGGAACAACAGAACCTGCAACGGCAGGAACAGCGGCAGATTCTCACGCACCAGCAGATCATGGGGCTGGGGCTGCTGCAGTTGAACGTGCAGGACCTCCAGCAGCAGCTGGAGGAGATCGTGGAGCTGAACCCCTTTCTGGAGCTGGTGCCGGTGGAGCCGCCGTCCGCGCCGGCCCCCGCCCCGGCGTCTCCGGCCGCCGCGACGGAGGACCCGGACGGGGAGGAATACGCGGAGCGGTGGGCCGACGAGGCCCTGTGGCGGCACCACGAGGGCCGCGATTTCAGCGTGAACCGCGACCTGGACCAGCTCTGGCAGTACCGGATAGACAACATCCGCAGCGAGCAGTCCCTCTACGAGCACCTCATTGGGCAGCTTCGCGCGTCGGTGCGCGGGCCGGTAGACGAGGCGCTGGGCACTTTCCTGATCCAGCAGATTGACGCGAACGGCTATTTCCAGGGTTCCGCCGTGGAGGTGGCGGGGGAGCTGGGCATTCCCCCGGCGGAGGTGGAGCGCCTGCTGGCACTGATCAAGACCTTCGAGCCCACGGGGGTGGGGGCGGAGAATCTCCGGGAGTGCCTGCTGCTCCAGATTGCGGTGGAGCATGCGGACGACGCCCCCCTCCTGGAACTGGTCCGCGACCATTTTGACCTGCTGAAGGACCGGCGTGTGCCCGCCATCGCGCGGGCGATGCGGATCACCGAGGCGGAGGTGGAGGAGGTGATGGCCCGTCTGCGCACACTGGAGCCCCGGCCGGGCCGGGTGTTTGCCTCCGGGGGGGCGCAGGTGGTGGTGCCCGAGGTCATCATCCGAGAGGTGCCCGAGGAGCGCCTCCTGCGGGACGGGCCGCGCTACGAGGCGGTGCTGGCGGACCGTCTGTTCCAAGTGCGTTTCGATGAGGAGGCGCTGGCACAATACCGGGAAAACGTCCGGGAGAAAGAGGGGGCGGCCTGGGTGCAGGAGCGGGTCCGCGACGCGAACGACCTGCTGAGCAACCTGAGCCGGCGCGAGCAGACGCTGCTGTCCGTGGCGCAGTGCATCGCCGAGACGCAGGAGGACTTCCTGCGGGAGGGGGAGGAGGGCCTGAAGCCCCTGCGCATGGCGGACGTGGCGGCCCGGGTGGGCATCCACGAGTCCACCGTGTCGCGGACGGTGAACGGGAAGTACGTGCAGACCCCCCAGGGGGTGATGGAACTGAAGCGCTTCTTCTCCGTGGGGCTCGCCACGGACGACGGGGAGGACCTGTCGGCGCGGGCCGTGCGCGCGCAGATCCGCGCGCTCATCGAGAAGGAGGACAAGTCCGCGCCCCTGAGCGACGAGGCCCTGTCGGAGATTCTTCAGAAGGAGCAGGGCATCCGCGTGGCGCGGCGGACGGTGGCGAAATACCGCGAGGGGATGGGCATCCCCACCAAGCGGGAGCGCAAACGCTTTTCCTGA
- a CDS encoding response regulator, producing MDLHGKRVLIVDDDPDMRAALRIVLEAAGCGVDEAATAGEGLEAAARACPSLILADLMMEEVNSGVDMVRTLRERGCACPVFLLSSAADTVKHNIRPGDYGLDGLLQKPVAPETLLETVRRAFGAAPA from the coding sequence ATGGACCTTCACGGAAAGCGCGTGCTGATCGTGGACGACGACCCGGACATGCGGGCCGCCCTCCGGATCGTGCTGGAGGCCGCAGGCTGCGGCGTGGACGAGGCCGCCACCGCCGGGGAGGGCCTGGAGGCCGCAGCGCGCGCCTGCCCCTCCCTGATCCTCGCGGACCTCATGATGGAGGAGGTCAACTCCGGCGTGGACATGGTGCGGACCCTCCGGGAACGCGGCTGCGCCTGCCCGGTCTTTCTCCTCAGCTCCGCGGCGGACACGGTGAAGCACAACATCCGTCCGGGCGACTACGGACTGGACGGCCTGCTCCAGAAGCCGGTGGCGCCGGAAACCCTCCTGGAAACGGTCCGCCGGGCCTTTGGGGCCGCCCCGGCATGA